One genomic region from Silvibacterium dinghuense encodes:
- the rocF gene encoding arginase produces MSRTGPYIPESASLHGGIQSHPTRPIHILGVPLDLGASRRGVDMGPSALRVAGLEARLEALGHQVTDAGDVHVPIAETRHLGETNARYLAEITETCTSLAAMVERALEDGATPLVLGGDHSVAAGTVAGVSAFYRRRQQKIGLIWIDAHSDINTPATSPSGNVHGMPVAALLGLGPDALANIANFSPKIDPENTVLVGVRDIDQTEKENIRRAGISEVYTMRDIDERGMRAVMEEALRAAGRGTAGYHVSLDMDWVDPEDAPGVGTPVRGGATYREAHLAMEILADHGRLLSFELVEVNPVLDERNRTADLAVELISSAFGKKIL; encoded by the coding sequence ATGTCCCGCACCGGCCCGTATATCCCCGAATCTGCCAGCTTGCACGGCGGCATCCAGTCCCACCCCACGCGCCCCATCCACATCCTCGGAGTTCCACTCGATCTCGGCGCCTCACGCCGCGGCGTCGACATGGGACCATCCGCATTGCGCGTCGCTGGCCTCGAGGCGCGCCTCGAAGCCCTCGGCCACCAGGTCACCGACGCCGGCGACGTGCACGTCCCCATCGCCGAGACCCGCCATCTCGGTGAGACCAACGCCCGCTACCTCGCCGAGATTACCGAAACCTGCACCTCGCTCGCCGCCATGGTCGAGCGAGCGCTCGAAGACGGCGCCACACCGCTGGTCCTCGGCGGCGATCACTCCGTCGCCGCGGGCACCGTCGCCGGTGTCTCCGCCTTCTATCGCCGCCGCCAGCAGAAGATCGGCCTCATCTGGATCGACGCCCACTCCGACATCAACACGCCCGCTACCTCGCCCTCGGGCAACGTGCACGGCATGCCGGTGGCAGCGCTGCTCGGCCTCGGTCCCGATGCGCTCGCAAACATCGCGAATTTCTCGCCCAAGATCGACCCCGAGAACACCGTCCTCGTCGGCGTGCGCGATATCGATCAGACCGAGAAGGAGAACATCCGCCGCGCCGGCATCTCCGAGGTCTACACCATGCGCGACATCGACGAGCGCGGTATGCGCGCCGTGATGGAAGAAGCGCTGCGCGCCGCCGGACGCGGCACCGCCGGCTATCACGTCTCGCTCGACATGGACTGGGTCGACCCCGAAGACGCCCCCGGAGTCGGCACCCCGGTCCGCGGAGGAGCCACCTACCGCGAAGCCCACTTAGCCATGGAGATACTCGCCGACCACGGCCGCCTCCTCAGCTTCGAGTTAGTGGAAGTAAACCCGGTGTTAGACGAACGCAACCGCACCGCCGACTTAGCCGTCGAGCTGATATCATCCGCGTTCGGAAAGAAGATTCTGTAA
- a CDS encoding BlaI/MecI/CopY family transcriptional regulator, whose protein sequence is MSGTVKLSKLEYQLMDILWNCGASSVRDIQQALPAKRRPAYTTVQTTVFRMEAKGIVGRAGQSGNAYLFRPLITRENAQHALIEDLLSIFGGRSEPVMAHLVNSGRLSLKDVREAEAALKARRSGKHS, encoded by the coding sequence GTGAGCGGCACAGTGAAGCTATCCAAGCTGGAATACCAACTGATGGATATCCTCTGGAACTGCGGGGCAAGCTCTGTGCGCGACATCCAGCAGGCTCTCCCCGCGAAACGCCGCCCGGCTTATACCACCGTCCAGACCACCGTCTTCCGCATGGAGGCGAAGGGCATCGTCGGCCGCGCAGGCCAGTCCGGCAACGCTTATCTCTTCCGGCCCCTCATCACCCGCGAGAACGCGCAGCATGCCCTGATCGAAGACCTGCTTTCCATCTTTGGAGGCCGCTCAGAACCTGTCATGGCCCATCTCGTCAACTCCGGCCGTCTCTCGCTCAAAGATGTGAGAGAGGCAGAAGCCGCTTTGAAAGCCAGAAGATCAGGAAAACATTCGTGA
- a CDS encoding SDR family NAD(P)-dependent oxidoreductase — MERNASVELSGRGAYVITGPTSGIGRAAAFEVAKFGTVVLAGRDRGRLEETKRAIARRGGQAVTVVCDLSEMASVRHAAAEIAGLGLPLAGLVNNAGIYQLRATKNSRGWDMSYATNHLGPFVLTEALLPHLPDGANVVFVASGVEDIARVPAYKSGFRGGRYISAEASARGEWEPGGSARPGSDAYATSKQCNLAAAFAFARENPRLRVNAVEPGFSPGTRLGREANVVVRRVMLPLLSLMAPYIKYWSTPKLAGRVIAKALRNEADATGVYYDDEGQPMTASAQVRDAKFRARVMAETRALLL; from the coding sequence ATGGAGCGAAATGCGAGCGTGGAGCTGTCGGGACGTGGAGCATACGTCATCACCGGGCCGACTTCGGGCATTGGACGCGCGGCGGCCTTCGAGGTGGCGAAGTTCGGCACGGTTGTGCTGGCAGGGCGCGACCGCGGCAGGCTGGAGGAGACGAAGCGGGCGATTGCGCGCAGAGGCGGGCAGGCTGTGACGGTGGTGTGCGATCTGTCGGAGATGGCGAGCGTCCGGCATGCGGCGGCGGAGATTGCGGGGTTGGGGTTGCCGCTGGCCGGGCTGGTGAACAATGCCGGCATCTACCAGCTGCGCGCGACGAAGAACTCACGCGGCTGGGATATGTCGTATGCGACGAACCATCTTGGTCCATTTGTGCTGACCGAGGCCTTGCTGCCGCACCTGCCGGATGGGGCGAACGTGGTGTTTGTGGCCTCGGGCGTAGAAGACATCGCGCGTGTGCCTGCGTACAAGTCCGGCTTTCGCGGCGGCCGGTATATTTCGGCCGAGGCGAGCGCGCGGGGCGAGTGGGAGCCGGGGGGATCGGCGAGGCCGGGCTCGGATGCGTATGCCACGTCGAAGCAGTGCAACCTGGCGGCGGCCTTCGCGTTTGCGCGGGAGAATCCGCGGCTGCGGGTGAATGCGGTAGAGCCGGGCTTCAGTCCGGGTACGCGCCTGGGGCGCGAGGCGAATGTTGTGGTGCGGAGGGTGATGCTGCCATTGCTCTCGCTGATGGCGCCGTATATCAAGTATTGGAGCACACCGAAGCTGGCGGGACGGGTGATTGCGAAGGCGCTGCGGAACGAGGCGGACGCGACCGGCGTGTACTACGACGACGAGGGGCAGCCGATGACGGCTTCCGCGCAGGTGCGGGACGCGAAGTTCCGGGCCCGCGTGATGGCGGAGACGCGGGCTCTGCTGCTCTAG
- a CDS encoding TetR/AcrR family transcriptional regulator, with protein sequence MPRPRSEDKRSAILAAATRVIVAQGLGAPTAGIAKEAGVANGSLFTYFETKAVLFNALYLAIKTEMAEGAMHDLPAGAELQEQFFHVWQKWMYWAVEFPEKRRALAQLAVSDEITPETREAGHRVMAGIADLLERSRAQGAMKKAPRAFVAALMNAMAEATMDFMTQDTENAKKHCKSGFEAMWRAIA encoded by the coding sequence ATGCCGAGGCCGAGGAGCGAAGACAAGCGGAGCGCCATTCTTGCGGCGGCGACGCGTGTGATCGTCGCGCAGGGGCTGGGCGCACCGACGGCTGGTATTGCGAAGGAGGCCGGGGTTGCGAACGGTTCGCTCTTTACCTACTTCGAAACCAAGGCCGTGCTGTTCAATGCGCTGTATCTCGCGATAAAGACCGAGATGGCGGAGGGCGCGATGCATGATCTGCCTGCCGGCGCGGAGCTGCAGGAGCAGTTTTTCCATGTCTGGCAGAAGTGGATGTACTGGGCGGTCGAATTTCCGGAGAAGCGACGGGCGCTGGCGCAGCTTGCGGTATCCGACGAGATCACGCCGGAGACTCGCGAGGCCGGACACAGGGTGATGGCCGGCATTGCCGATCTGTTGGAGCGGAGCCGCGCCCAGGGCGCGATGAAGAAGGCTCCGAGGGCGTTTGTGGCCGCGCTGATGAATGCGATGGCCGAGGCGACGATGGATTTCATGACACAGGATACGGAGAACGCGAAGAAGCACTGCAAATCAGGATTCGAGGCCATGTGGCGGGCGATTGCGTGA
- the asnS gene encoding asparagine--tRNA ligase, with protein MTEPTNIAPLTTIAKIGDYDGQTVTLRGWLYNLRESGKLLFPIFRDGSGTIQGIVPKAAVTPEVFDAIKGLTQESSVIVTGKVRADKRAPGGYELDVENVEVIQRVPEDAPFPISLKEHGTDFLMENRHLWIRTPRQAAILRIRAEIIKAARDFFDDRGFTLTDPPILTPAACEGTSTLFPVEYFGDEAYLTQSGQLYIESTALALGKVYSFGPTFRAEKSKTRRHLTEFWMVEPEVAYCDLAQLMELAEQFLSFIVDRVLSRRMADLKVIQRDVAKLETIKAPFPRLSYDEAVAMLNDAHAKGLLEHPFEYGNDFGSPDETYISSQFDRPVMVHRYPAAVKAFYMEPDPENAKYALCVDVLAPEGYGEIIGGSQRIASYELLKQRIEEHNLPLESFQWYLDLRRYGSVPHSGFGMGIERAVAWICGLDHVRETIPFARTLNRIYP; from the coding sequence ATGACCGAACCAACGAACATCGCCCCGCTCACCACCATCGCCAAAATCGGCGACTACGACGGCCAGACCGTCACCCTGCGAGGCTGGCTCTACAACCTGCGCGAGAGCGGCAAGCTGCTCTTCCCCATCTTCCGCGACGGCTCGGGGACCATCCAGGGCATCGTGCCCAAGGCCGCCGTCACGCCCGAAGTCTTCGACGCCATCAAGGGCCTCACCCAGGAGTCGTCGGTCATCGTCACCGGCAAGGTCCGCGCCGACAAGCGCGCCCCGGGCGGCTATGAGCTCGATGTCGAGAATGTCGAAGTCATCCAGCGCGTGCCCGAAGACGCGCCCTTCCCCATCTCGCTCAAGGAGCACGGCACCGACTTCCTGATGGAGAACCGGCACCTCTGGATTCGCACCCCGCGCCAGGCCGCCATCCTGCGCATCCGCGCCGAGATCATCAAGGCCGCGCGCGACTTCTTCGACGATCGCGGCTTCACGCTGACCGATCCGCCCATCCTTACGCCAGCCGCCTGCGAAGGCACCAGCACGCTCTTCCCCGTCGAATATTTCGGCGACGAAGCCTACCTCACGCAGTCCGGCCAGCTCTACATCGAGAGCACGGCGCTCGCGCTCGGCAAGGTCTACTCCTTCGGCCCAACCTTCCGCGCCGAGAAGTCGAAGACCCGCCGCCATCTCACCGAGTTCTGGATGGTCGAGCCGGAAGTGGCCTACTGCGACCTGGCGCAGCTCATGGAGCTGGCCGAGCAGTTCCTCAGCTTCATCGTCGACCGCGTCCTCTCGCGCCGCATGGCTGACCTCAAGGTCATCCAGCGCGATGTCGCGAAGCTTGAGACGATCAAGGCCCCGTTCCCGCGCCTCAGCTACGACGAAGCCGTGGCCATGCTCAACGACGCGCACGCCAAGGGCCTGCTCGAGCACCCCTTCGAGTACGGCAACGATTTCGGTTCGCCCGACGAGACCTACATCTCCTCGCAATTCGATCGCCCGGTGATGGTGCATCGCTACCCTGCCGCGGTCAAGGCCTTCTACATGGAGCCCGATCCCGAAAACGCGAAGTACGCGCTCTGCGTGGACGTGCTCGCACCCGAGGGCTACGGCGAGATCATCGGCGGATCGCAGCGCATCGCTTCGTACGAGCTGCTCAAGCAGCGCATCGAGGAGCACAACCTCCCGCTCGAATCCTTCCAGTGGTATCTCGACCTGCGCCGCTACGGCTCGGTGCCGCACAGCGGCTTCGGCATGGGCATCGAGCGCGCGGTGGCCTGGATCTGCGGCCTCGACCACGTGCGTGAGACGATTCCGTTTGCACGTACGTTGAACCGCATCTACCCGTAG
- a CDS encoding D-alanine--D-alanine ligase family protein: MKKLRVGVLFGGRSGEHEVSLLSAASVLKAINRKKYEVVPIGITKAGRWVTASDAERLLNGSTAEPAKQLPASNLRAGDPESTTAAAVLARVESVIVPPVPSQGKSSTLIPFETEAKPLELQATAAQGSVLNLDVILPVLHGTFGEDGTIQGLFELADIAYVGSGVLGSAAGMDKDVMKKLFAAAKLPMVRHVSFLRADWESKPKKVIAQVEAALKYPLFVKPANLGSSVGISKVHDRTELAPAIDLAASFDRKIVIEQGVGGKRGKARELEVAVLGNDTPEASVVGEIVPGKEFYDYEAKYLAEGSYPVIPAKITKTQSRQIREMAIAAFRACDCSGLARVDFLMDPVTSKSPKIYLNEINTLPGFTSISMYPKLWDASGLKYPDLIDRLIALALERRAEKQRTQYSR, translated from the coding sequence ATGAAAAAACTCCGCGTAGGCGTTCTCTTCGGTGGCCGCAGCGGCGAGCACGAGGTCTCGCTGCTCTCCGCCGCCTCGGTCCTCAAGGCCATCAACCGCAAAAAGTATGAAGTCGTGCCCATCGGCATCACCAAGGCAGGCCGCTGGGTCACCGCCTCCGACGCCGAGCGTCTCCTCAACGGCAGCACTGCAGAACCCGCAAAGCAGCTCCCGGCCTCGAATTTAAGGGCCGGCGATCCCGAATCGACCACCGCCGCAGCCGTGCTCGCACGCGTCGAGTCGGTCATCGTGCCGCCCGTGCCCTCGCAGGGCAAATCCAGCACGCTGATCCCGTTCGAAACGGAAGCGAAGCCGCTCGAACTCCAGGCCACAGCGGCTCAGGGCTCCGTGCTCAATCTCGACGTGATCCTGCCCGTCCTGCACGGCACCTTTGGCGAGGACGGCACCATCCAGGGCCTCTTCGAGCTGGCCGACATCGCCTACGTCGGGTCTGGCGTTTTAGGTTCCGCCGCCGGCATGGACAAGGACGTGATGAAGAAGCTCTTCGCCGCCGCAAAGCTGCCCATGGTCAGGCACGTCAGCTTCCTGCGCGCCGACTGGGAGTCGAAGCCGAAGAAGGTCATCGCCCAGGTCGAGGCCGCGCTCAAGTATCCGCTCTTCGTCAAGCCCGCGAACCTCGGCTCGTCGGTCGGCATCAGCAAAGTGCATGACCGCACCGAGCTTGCCCCCGCCATCGATCTCGCCGCCAGCTTCGACCGCAAGATCGTCATCGAGCAGGGCGTCGGCGGTAAGCGCGGCAAAGCCCGCGAGCTCGAAGTCGCCGTCCTCGGCAACGACACCCCCGAGGCCTCGGTCGTCGGCGAGATCGTGCCCGGCAAGGAGTTCTACGACTACGAGGCCAAGTACCTCGCCGAAGGCTCCTACCCCGTCATCCCAGCCAAGATCACCAAGACACAATCGAGGCAGATCCGCGAGATGGCCATCGCCGCCTTCCGCGCCTGCGACTGCTCCGGCCTCGCCCGCGTCGACTTCCTCATGGACCCCGTGACCTCGAAGAGCCCGAAGATCTACCTCAACGAGATCAACACGCTCCCCGGCTTCACCAGCATCAGCATGTACCCCAAGCTGTGGGATGCCTCCGGCCTGAAGTATCCCGACCTGATCGACCGCCTGATCGCGTTAGCCCTCGAGCGCCGCGCCGAAAAGCAACGCACGCAGTACAGCCGGTGA
- a CDS encoding TlpA family protein disulfide reductase: MLALSLGLNVYLARNGGLKPHPKPIVPLEAGASLPSSIAMEDATGKPVTLEFADDKRPTVLYVLSPQCGWCKRNEENMKALYSAEGDRYRFVGVSIASQNLARYVSDKREPFPVYLLKSKDEMDQLHVLGTPETIVVGPDAKVMRAWQGVYIQQNQAEVEKYFGVKLPGLPETAQVEKRSGV, from the coding sequence GTGCTGGCACTGTCGCTCGGACTGAACGTTTACCTGGCCAGAAATGGCGGACTGAAGCCGCATCCGAAGCCGATCGTGCCTCTCGAGGCTGGAGCCTCTCTTCCCTCTTCCATTGCGATGGAAGACGCGACGGGCAAGCCGGTAACTCTGGAGTTCGCCGATGACAAGCGGCCCACAGTGCTGTATGTTCTCTCGCCGCAGTGCGGCTGGTGCAAGCGGAATGAGGAGAACATGAAGGCGCTTTATTCGGCGGAAGGTGACAGGTACCGCTTTGTCGGCGTATCGATTGCGTCGCAGAATCTTGCGCGGTATGTGAGCGATAAGCGAGAGCCTTTCCCGGTGTATCTGCTGAAGTCCAAAGACGAGATGGACCAGCTCCACGTACTGGGAACGCCGGAGACGATTGTCGTGGGGCCGGATGCGAAAGTGATGCGCGCGTGGCAGGGCGTGTATATCCAGCAAAATCAGGCGGAGGTTGAGAAGTATTTTGGAGTAAAACTGCCCGGCTTGCCAGAGACTGCGCAAGTGGAAAAACGTTCCGGTGTTTAG
- a CDS encoding sugar phosphate isomerase/epimerase family protein translates to MLKVISTHVFLRNRLHPGLLESLQKSGAQGVELFAARQHFDYSDRHAVRDLGNWFRSNPLEAFSMHAPLFPDYEMGRAGAPAVNVLHPDKARRIDAMDEIKRALEVAEQIPFRYLILHLGEREDRWSPRTLEFSLTALEHLRAFANPLGVKLLVENLQGDVTRPENILEILNTGHFEDIGVCLDTGHAHLGEGFTATFEALKPRIRSSHIHDNHGQKDEHLWPGDGTLNWDDVYTGLKAAPQSPAGVLEIHYAFEDTPETIAQKAAKAFEKF, encoded by the coding sequence ATGCTGAAAGTCATCTCGACGCACGTCTTTCTCCGCAATCGCCTCCATCCCGGGCTCCTTGAATCGCTGCAGAAATCCGGTGCCCAGGGAGTCGAGCTCTTCGCCGCACGCCAGCACTTCGATTACAGCGACCGCCATGCCGTCCGCGATCTGGGAAACTGGTTCCGCTCGAACCCGCTTGAGGCGTTCTCCATGCACGCCCCGCTCTTCCCCGACTATGAGATGGGCCGCGCCGGCGCGCCCGCCGTCAACGTCCTGCATCCCGACAAGGCACGCCGCATCGACGCCATGGACGAGATCAAGCGCGCCCTCGAAGTCGCCGAACAGATCCCGTTCCGGTATCTGATCCTGCACCTCGGCGAGCGCGAGGACCGCTGGAGCCCGCGCACCCTCGAGTTCTCGCTGACCGCGCTCGAGCACCTGCGCGCCTTCGCCAACCCGCTCGGCGTCAAGCTCCTCGTCGAGAATCTGCAGGGCGACGTCACACGCCCCGAGAACATCCTCGAGATCCTGAACACCGGCCACTTCGAGGACATCGGCGTCTGCCTCGACACCGGCCACGCGCATCTCGGCGAAGGCTTCACCGCAACCTTCGAAGCGCTCAAGCCGCGCATCCGCTCGTCGCACATCCATGACAACCACGGGCAGAAGGACGAGCACCTCTGGCCCGGCGACGGCACCCTCAACTGGGACGACGTCTACACCGGCCTGAAGGCCGCGCCGCAGTCGCCCGCCGGCGTCCTCGAAATTCACTACGCCTTCGAAGACACCCCGGAAACCATTGCGCAGAAGGCCGCGAAGGCCTTCGAAAAGTTTTAG
- a CDS encoding GIY-YIG nuclease family protein, which translates to MASDRHYFVYLMASRTHVLYCGITNNLERRTYEHQHGLLEGFSSEYHCTRLVWFESFGDVRNAIGREKQIKRWRREKKLALIRKMNPCWVDLSEAWRN; encoded by the coding sequence ATGGCATCGGACCGGCATTACTTTGTCTACCTCATGGCGAGCCGGACGCATGTCCTCTATTGCGGAATTACCAATAATCTCGAAAGAAGAACTTATGAGCATCAGCATGGATTGCTCGAAGGCTTCAGCTCTGAATATCACTGCACGAGGCTCGTTTGGTTCGAGAGCTTTGGCGATGTACGCAATGCCATAGGGCGCGAGAAGCAGATTAAGCGTTGGCGAAGAGAAAAGAAGCTGGCGCTTATTCGGAAGATGAATCCTTGCTGGGTGGATTTGAGCGAAGCCTGGAGAAACTAG
- a CDS encoding M56 family metallopeptidase, with translation MINGESIPVGLEQGTLNHLWQSTVVVLLVWILTATFRSNRASLRYALWMTASAKFLLPFSLLIAIGHAIRPISTATAPGTPVSSALWHSVQPYTLPTVTDTAASLVTTHAHRTTEHLWRFAFSLWIAGALVMLLSWLRNWLSLRAIARRARPIGEVAGVPLLQCEGSIEPGVFGAIRPRILIPKDLLERISMQELEAIYAHELCHVRRRDNLSAALHAIVHILFWFHPAVWLIRARLIDERERACDEHVVTEGSDAEIYAMSILNVCRFYVEAPAQAMAGVSGGSLKHRIERILDGLSHRELTRARKLTLAAAVVCVIGLPLTAGLMNIHSVHAQTEQEPSLPGAGDHAKAFDVATVRPSHLTSGCASMLPPGSTHYSVTCMDLRVLIAMAYGVNSHRVDGPSKELDRYYDINASTGNHPWQQTDIAPMLQTLLAERFHLKVHIIERPVDGFAMVVAKGGPRLKQTSAANVNEAQAIHAGQGAPNFIARGMVQGTAASLRQIASLLSFPAGAPVVDHTGLQGFYDVSLHFAPDDDKDSDQPGFFSAVEEQLGLKLQPAKVPATFLVVDHVDANPSLDQ, from the coding sequence GTGATCAACGGCGAGAGCATTCCGGTCGGCCTCGAGCAGGGCACCCTGAATCACCTGTGGCAATCGACTGTTGTCGTCCTCCTCGTGTGGATTTTGACCGCCACCTTCAGGAGCAACCGCGCGAGCCTGCGCTACGCGCTCTGGATGACGGCTTCTGCAAAATTTCTTCTGCCGTTCTCCTTGTTGATCGCCATCGGCCATGCGATCCGCCCGATCTCGACGGCTACTGCGCCAGGTACTCCCGTGAGCAGCGCGCTATGGCACTCCGTACAGCCCTACACCCTGCCCACAGTGACAGATACAGCCGCATCCCTGGTGACCACGCATGCGCACAGGACCACAGAACATCTCTGGCGCTTCGCGTTCTCTTTGTGGATAGCCGGAGCGCTCGTGATGCTCCTCTCCTGGCTTCGCAACTGGCTCAGCCTGCGCGCCATTGCGCGCCGCGCCCGGCCGATTGGAGAAGTCGCCGGCGTCCCACTGCTGCAATGCGAAGGCTCTATCGAGCCCGGAGTTTTCGGCGCCATCCGCCCGCGCATTCTCATTCCGAAAGACCTTCTCGAGCGCATCTCCATGCAGGAACTCGAAGCGATTTATGCGCATGAGCTGTGCCATGTCCGCCGCCGCGACAATCTCTCCGCAGCACTGCACGCCATCGTGCATATCCTCTTCTGGTTTCACCCCGCAGTATGGCTCATTCGAGCAAGACTCATCGACGAGCGAGAGCGCGCCTGCGATGAGCACGTCGTTACAGAAGGCAGCGACGCCGAAATCTACGCGATGAGCATCCTGAACGTGTGCAGGTTCTATGTCGAAGCCCCTGCGCAGGCCATGGCCGGCGTCAGTGGCGGCAGCCTCAAACACCGCATCGAGCGCATCCTGGATGGCCTCTCGCATCGCGAGCTCACCCGCGCGCGCAAGCTGACCCTCGCCGCCGCGGTAGTCTGCGTTATCGGCCTGCCTCTCACCGCCGGCCTCATGAATATCCACTCCGTGCATGCTCAGACAGAGCAGGAACCCTCTTTACCCGGTGCCGGCGATCATGCGAAAGCCTTCGACGTGGCCACCGTCCGCCCCTCTCATCTCACCAGTGGATGCGCCAGCATGCTGCCGCCTGGCAGCACGCATTACAGTGTCACGTGCATGGACCTGCGCGTGCTCATCGCCATGGCCTACGGCGTCAACAGCCACCGCGTCGATGGCCCGTCGAAGGAACTCGACCGCTATTACGACATCAACGCCAGCACCGGCAATCATCCGTGGCAGCAGACGGATATCGCCCCCATGCTCCAAACCCTGCTTGCCGAGCGGTTCCACCTGAAGGTTCACATCATCGAGCGGCCTGTCGACGGCTTTGCCATGGTCGTCGCCAAAGGAGGCCCCAGGCTGAAGCAGACCTCAGCGGCCAATGTGAATGAAGCTCAAGCCATCCATGCCGGCCAGGGAGCACCCAACTTCATCGCGCGAGGCATGGTCCAGGGGACCGCGGCAAGCCTGCGCCAGATCGCCTCGCTACTCAGCTTCCCTGCCGGCGCCCCTGTCGTCGACCATACCGGCCTGCAGGGTTTCTACGATGTCTCACTGCACTTCGCCCCGGATGACGACAAGGACTCCGACCAGCCCGGCTTTTTCTCCGCCGTCGAAGAGCAGCTCGGACTGAAGCTCCAGCCGGCCAAGGTACCGGCCACGTTCCTCGTCGTCGATCACGTGGACGCCAATCCCTCGCTGGACCAGTAG